A single window of Microplitis demolitor isolate Queensland-Clemson2020A chromosome 7, iyMicDemo2.1a, whole genome shotgun sequence DNA harbors:
- the LOC103577075 gene encoding uncharacterized protein LOC103577075 isoform X6, giving the protein MSDQKLAENIGSLIANESYYYVAVKGSPFATDCAVFGLIADEMQALCKRFPNSGSDVINGVTIKGAPIPVINALAELGYRIVSSTGEAEILWTLQRET; this is encoded by the exons atgagtgACCAAAAATTAGCTGAAAATATCGGATCTTTGATAGCAAATGAAAGTTATTATTACGTTGCCGTAAAAGGTTCGCCATTTGCTACCGATTGTGCTGTGTTTGGATTAATTGCCGATGAAATGCAAGCACTTTGCAAACGTTTTCCTAATTCAGGATCTGATGTTATCAATGGAGTTACGATTAAAG gaGCTCCGATACCGGTTATAAATGCACTGGCTGAATTAGGATATCGGATCGTATCTAGTACTGGAGAAGCTGAAATACTTTGGACATTGCAAAGagaaacttaa
- the LOC103577075 gene encoding ankyrin repeat domain-containing protein 39 isoform X1 produces the protein MDKKDDHNHGHCHDHDTCKLESGTNVRQTISEMDFERGIWYAAQSNDIDRVKKLLSKGASVSEEDSAGYTALHYAARAGHYDVCKLLLENGAKINAITRCGRATALHRAAMRGNENIVRLLCKFGADLNLQDADGYTALHRAALAGSQGVWKILLDKTNPDIVDNNMNTALQLAKIQNKFSVD, from the exons ATGGATAAGAAAGATGATCATAATCATGGTCATTGTCATGATCATGATACATGTAAATTAGAGAGTGGAACAAATGTGCGGCAGACTATTTCTGAAATGGATTTCGAACGTGGAATTTGGTATGCAg ctcAGTCGAATGACATCGATCGTGTAAAAAAGCTTTTGAGCAAAGGAGCATCAGTTTCTGAAGAAGACTCTGCTGGATATACGGCCCTACATTATGCAGCAAGGGCTGGACACTATGATGTATGTAAGCTTCTTTTAGAAAATGGCGCCAAGATAAATGCAATCACGAGATGTGGTCGGGCTACGGCACTTCACAGAGCTGCGATGAgaggaaatgaaaatatcgtaCGGCTGTTGTGTAAATTTGGCGCGGATTTAAATCTTCAGGATGCTGATGGATATACTGCTTTGCATCGTGCGGCTCTAGCGGGTTCTCAAGGTGTCTGGAAGATTTTACTTGATAAAACAAATCCAGATATTGTTGATAATAACATGAATACTGCGTTACAGTTGGCTaagattcaaaataaattctctgttgattaa